The DNA region AGGAAATTTCAATTAGTTCGGATTTTGGAGATAATAGTAAGAGAACGTTGGATTTTTCAGGAGATAGATTATTTGTTTCTGAAGGTGCTAAAGGTGCTGGAGTTTATAATATGACCAGTGGAGATTTGGTACAATATATTCCTATTCTATTGAATCCTGAAGGAACCGAAAGTGAAAACATCGTAACCAACGCTGTAGCAATTAACGAAGATGTGTTGCTTATGGCCAATGGTGGTGCGGGCTTGTGTCTTTCCGAAGAAAAAGATGGTCAGACAAATATTATAGGGGTTGTAGATTTAGACGGGTCTATAAACTTTGTAGCCTCAAAAGGCGATTATATTTTTGCCGCTTCCGGTAAAGCCGGTCTGCAGATAGTTAAATTAAATAGACCTGACGAAAGCTTAGAAGCTCGTTGTTCTGATTTGCTATATTATTCCGGTAGTTCTAACCTCTCCGTAAATGAAGGTGAAACTAAAGAATACAAAGGGTCTAAATGGTTCAATACCCTTAATGTAAACGGTTCTTTGTTATTATGTGGTACCTGGGCAGTGAAAAACAGTAGCTACATCAATAGTGGTGGATTATTTGAAATGAACGGTACGTTGTATATCGGTAGAAATAATTCTAAAAAAAATATTACAGTTAATAAAGATGCTACCCTTAGAATTGAAGGTAACTTTACGGTCTACGGAGATATAATTCTTAATGATGGTGCTACCCTTGAATTTATAGGAGATGATTCTGTAGCTAATGTCTTTGGAAGTGTTAAAAAACTCGGAAGCGCTAAAGTTATAGGTGAGTTTAGAGATGTAAGAAACAAGTTCTAAAATAGATATGACTCGTACTAAATAATCGATACAGATTATTTAGGATTAAATTTATTATTTAAATCTCATTGAAGCTAGCTTCAATGAGATTTTTTGATTTGTATTGTTTCATTATGATTTTGTTTTGCCGATGCATGAGTTCCGGTGTTAGCATGTGGTTCGATAGATGTGGTCTTAAGTTGTTGTAAATGCAAATAGCTTGTTCTACCAATTTTCTCTTCATAGGTAACGACTCCATAGGTTTTGCAACGTTGAACTCTTGTTTAAGTATACCATTGATCCTTTCTGCAATTGCATTTTCATAAGGATCGTATTTTTCGGTCATGCTGGATGTAATTGCGTGTTGCGACAATAGGCTCTGATATTCATTGGAACAATATTGCAACCCTCTATCGGAGTGGTGGATAAGTGGTCCATCTTTATACATCCTATTGTTCAAAGCCATCTCCAGAGCTTTTATGGTTCCATCAACTGCCAGGCTTTCCGATACGCTATATCCTATTATCTTTTTAGAATAAGCGTCCGTTATCAATGCTAGATAAGATGGGTTTTTCCTAGCCCCTAAATAGGTTATATCGCCAACCCATACTTGTTCCGGTCGATTGATCTCAACATTGCAAACAATATTCTTATGCTTTCTAAATCGATGGTGCGAGTCTGTAGTTATGTGATATGATCTTTTAGGCTTTATAAGCAAATGATTTGCTTTGAGTATTCTAAAGAGTTTATCTCTGCCAACATTTAAAACAAAGAGTTTATCCTTCAATATATAATACAATTTTCTAGTACCTATTTTAGGCATGACACTACGAATGCTGCGCACTAAAGCAATGACTTGTTTTACTATATGCTGCTTTTTCGTCCTAGATTTAACAGCTCTATAATATACCTGTCTATTTAGCCCGAGTAAGTTACAGGTGGAAACTATTGTTTCTTTTTGTTCTTCTTTGAAGCGTTCAATAACTCGGGCGTGTAATTTTTTCTGATAGCAATATCATATTCCTTTTCTGCCATATCTACTAACATATCAAAAATGATTACCTTTTTATCAGCTCTTTCGGCCAAGTGCTCGGCACGAGCCTTTTGCTTTTCCAAAAGTTTAACTTTAGCCTCTAGCTCAACGATTCTTTGTTCCGGTGTTTTTGCCACGGTTACTACGGATAGGTTTTCCCAATCAAAGGTACCATATTTTCGTAACCATGAAGTAATTGTTGATCTGGCCTGTATGCCATATTTAAGGTGAGCGGAAAGTCTATCCTGCTTACCAGATTCAATTTCCTCTACTACTTGAAGCTTAAAAGAAAGCGAATAGTCTTTTTGGGTTCTTTTTATATAACCCGTCTTTACTGATGTATTCATTACACTAAATTTTAGTGTATCGCTATGTTAGGACGGGACATAATATAAATATAAAACGCCCTTGTCCATTAGGATAAGGGCATTTTTCATTGTTGTATTGCGTTAGACTTCTAAAGTGTTTTTAGGTATTCTAAAAGTGCCAATCGTTGGGCGCTGGTTAGGTCGTCTCCAAAAGTGTGTCCTTGGTTTCCGTAGCCTTTTATGGTTGTATCATAGGTTTCCTTGTCTACTTTACTAGTTTCCACGGTGTAGTTCCATCCTAAGTTTTCTTTATCATAATCGGTACTGTTAAAACTGCGGCTCCAATATTTAGGACGTTCAGAGCTATTTAGCACTTCTGCTATTGTTGCGACAGAACTGTTGTGGAAATAAGGGGCAGTTGCCCAAACACCATCCAACGGAGGAGCAATATATCCTCCTTCTGCTTTGAACTCCAGTCCCGTAGTTCCGGTGCCGAACCAACCTGTATTAAACCAATCTAAAAAATAGTCATTTACGGTTGAAGGTGTCGTGTATAGATTAGAAAGGGCCGGATCTGTTCCAATAGATGTAAGGGATACCAAGAGGTTGGGGTATTCTTCGGTTTCTCCATAAGAGCCGTGGCATTTTACGCAGTTTTCCTCAAAAACGGGTTTACCCTGAGCTGCTAAATCGGTGTCAGTTTCAAACGGGTATTCCGGTGCTTCTATACTATAAATATAGGCTAGTACATCGGGCATTTTGGGGTCTATCTCTTCCGCTTTCGTTTTATCGTCCAGTGTCAATAAACTAGAACCGATGAATGATTTACAAAAATCTCTTCGCCCTATAGCGTGGTAAAACATGGCATTTTTCTTCTTTAATAACCACCAGGCAGGCACGTCTGTAGGAATTACCTCGTTACTGACATTTACATAGGGTGTGTCTGTCCACTCCAACGTGTTTTTGTCTCTATGGGCTGCTAGAACCCTAGTAATTTTATCCGCAGGGTTAACACCGCGGGTTTCCGTAACCGTTTTAGGACCTATAGCCTCAATGCCTTTTCTAAACTGGTCGTAGGCTTCCCATTCATCACTATCCTGTCCACCATAAAGTAAAGAAATACCGGTACTGACCAGGCCAATATTATCAGCTCTGTTAATGGTAAAATCGGCAACCTGACTTCCGAGGCCTACCATGAACTCATTATTTATAAAACTTGCGTGACATGACATGCAATTGGGAGAGACTATCCGAACACCATTTGCGGCATCAATGGCTGTATATTCATAGCCAATATTGGCGTTGTCACCCGTGCGTTCCAATACGTTTGTATGGTCTTCTCCAAAGCCCTGTATAAAGGCGTCATAAGGTACACCGGAGCTCATGTAGTTTCCGCTAGTCAAAAACTCATACCCTTGGGCGGCGTTGCCTATTCTTTGGGTGGAGGCAGGGATTGCATCTAGCTCCAGAACTACTTCAGGTTCAGTTACCGGCTCTGGATCGGGATCAGGAGTTGGAGATTCCGTGTCTGGGTCAGGGACAGGCTCGTACTCGTTACTATCGCTAGAACAGGCGTAACCGACTAACAATATAACTACTAATGCAAAGGATTTTAAGTGCTTCTTCACAATCAAAAGGGTTTTATTCGCTTGAGGGACAGCGTTATGAAACTAGGGGAAGTTACTAATAAAGGTAAATAAAAGTATTGCTTATGACATGAAAAACATAAAAACTAGATAAACCGAAAAAATGAATTCCGTAACGC from Zobellia alginiliquefaciens includes:
- a CDS encoding c-type cytochrome, with amino-acid sequence MKKHLKSFALVVILLVGYACSSDSNEYEPVPDPDTESPTPDPDPEPVTEPEVVLELDAIPASTQRIGNAAQGYEFLTSGNYMSSGVPYDAFIQGFGEDHTNVLERTGDNANIGYEYTAIDAANGVRIVSPNCMSCHASFINNEFMVGLGSQVADFTINRADNIGLVSTGISLLYGGQDSDEWEAYDQFRKGIEAIGPKTVTETRGVNPADKITRVLAAHRDKNTLEWTDTPYVNVSNEVIPTDVPAWWLLKKKNAMFYHAIGRRDFCKSFIGSSLLTLDDKTKAEEIDPKMPDVLAYIYSIEAPEYPFETDTDLAAQGKPVFEENCVKCHGSYGETEEYPNLLVSLTSIGTDPALSNLYTTPSTVNDYFLDWFNTGWFGTGTTGLEFKAEGGYIAPPLDGVWATAPYFHNSSVATIAEVLNSSERPKYWSRSFNSTDYDKENLGWNYTVETSKVDKETYDTTIKGYGNQGHTFGDDLTSAQRLALLEYLKTL
- a CDS encoding IS3 family transposase, whose protein sequence is MERFKEEQKETIVSTCNLLGLNRQVYYRAVKSRTKKQHIVKQVIALVRSIRSVMPKIGTRKLYYILKDKLFVLNVGRDKLFRILKANHLLIKPKRSYHITTDSHHRFRKHKNIVCNVEINRPEQVWVGDITYLGARKNPSYLALITDAYSKKIIGYSVSESLAVDGTIKALEMALNNRMYKDGPLIHHSDRGLQYCSNEYQSLLSQHAITSSMTEKYDPYENAIAERINGILKQEFNVAKPMESLPMKRKLVEQAICIYNNLRPHLSNHMLTPELMHRQNKIIMKQYKSKNLIEASFNEI